The following proteins come from a genomic window of Streptococcus oralis:
- a CDS encoding ribonuclease Y produces the protein MEIMTLAIAVFAVIIGLVIGYVSISAKMKSSQEAAELMLLNAEQEATNLRGQAEREADLLLNEAKSESKSLKKEALLEAKEEARKYREEVDAEFKSERQELKQIESRLTERAASLDRKDDNLTNKEKTLEQKEQSISDRAKNLDAREEQLEEVERQKEAELERISSLSQTEARDIILAQTEENLTKEIASRIREAEQEVKERSDKIAKDILVQAMQRIAGDYVAESTNSTVHLPDDTMKGRIIGREGRNIRTFESLTGVDVIIDDTPEVVTLSGFDPIRREIARMTMEMLLKDGRIHPARIEELVEKNRQEIDNKIREYGEAAAYEIGAPNLHPDLMKIVGRLQFRTSYGQNVLRHSIEVAKLSGIIASELGENAALARRAGFLHDIGKAIDREVEGSHVEIGTELARKYKEHPVVVNTIASHHGDVEAESVIAVIVAAADALSAARPGARSESLESYIKRLHDLEEIANGFEGVQNSFALQAGREIRIMVNPGQIKDDKVTILAHKVREKIENNLDYPGNIKVTVIRELRAVDYAK, from the coding sequence ATGGAAATCATGACACTTGCGATTGCTGTTTTTGCCGTCATCATTGGTTTAGTCATTGGATATGTCAGCATCTCAGCTAAGATGAAATCATCTCAAGAGGCTGCAGAGTTGATGCTTCTAAATGCTGAACAAGAAGCAACTAATTTACGAGGACAAGCTGAGCGCGAAGCGGATTTATTGCTAAATGAAGCCAAGAGCGAAAGCAAGTCTCTTAAAAAAGAAGCACTATTGGAGGCCAAAGAGGAAGCCAGAAAATACCGTGAAGAAGTGGACGCTGAATTTAAGTCAGAACGTCAGGAGCTCAAGCAAATTGAAAGTCGTTTGACGGAGAGAGCTGCGAGCCTTGACCGCAAAGACGACAATTTGACGAACAAAGAAAAAACACTTGAACAAAAAGAACAAAGTATTTCTGATAGAGCAAAAAACCTTGATGCACGTGAAGAGCAATTAGAGGAAGTCGAAAGACAAAAAGAAGCTGAACTTGAACGTATCAGTTCCCTTTCCCAAACTGAGGCTCGAGATATTATCTTGGCTCAAACAGAGGAAAACTTGACCAAGGAAATTGCTAGTCGCATTCGTGAGGCTGAGCAAGAGGTGAAGGAACGTTCAGACAAGATTGCCAAAGATATCTTGGTTCAGGCTATGCAGCGTATCGCTGGTGACTATGTAGCAGAGTCAACAAACTCGACAGTTCACCTACCAGATGATACCATGAAGGGGCGCATTATCGGTCGTGAAGGTCGCAATATTCGTACCTTTGAAAGTTTGACAGGGGTAGATGTCATCATCGACGACACGCCAGAAGTGGTAACCTTGTCAGGATTTGATCCGATTCGACGTGAGATTGCTCGTATGACTATGGAAATGTTGCTCAAGGATGGCCGCATCCACCCAGCTCGTATCGAGGAGTTGGTGGAGAAAAACCGTCAAGAGATTGACAATAAGATCCGTGAATACGGTGAGGCTGCTGCCTATGAGATTGGTGCGCCAAACCTTCATCCAGACTTGATGAAGATTGTGGGACGCTTGCAGTTCCGTACTTCTTATGGACAAAATGTCTTGCGTCATTCGATTGAAGTCGCTAAGTTGTCTGGTATCATCGCCAGTGAACTTGGTGAAAATGCAGCTCTTGCCCGTCGTGCTGGGTTCCTTCATGACATCGGGAAAGCTATTGATCGCGAGGTTGAAGGTAGCCACGTTGAGATTGGTACGGAGTTGGCTCGTAAGTACAAGGAACACCCAGTTGTAGTGAATACTATTGCTAGCCACCACGGTGATGTCGAAGCCGAAAGCGTCATTGCGGTGATCGTTGCTGCAGCAGATGCCTTGAGTGCAGCGCGTCCAGGTGCTCGTAGTGAATCTCTTGAAAGCTACATCAAGCGTCTCCATGATTTGGAAGAAATCGCAAATGGCTTTGAAGGAGTGCAAAATAGCTTTGCTCTTCAAGCAGGACGTGAAATCCGTATCATGGTTAATCCAGGACAAATCAAAGACGACAAAGTCACAATCTTGGCTCACAAAGTTCGTGAGAAAATTGAAAACAATCTCGATTACCCAGGAAATATCAAGGTAACCGTGATCCGCGAACTTCGTGCAGTAGATTATGCTAAATAA
- a CDS encoding primosomal protein N', whose amino-acid sequence MAIAKIIVDVPLMQTDQPYSYKVPEEFVEMLEAGMRVHVPFGKGNRLIQGIVLGLESQSDEEVANQDLKEIAEVLDFSPVLTQEQLWLAEELRKSVFSYKISILKAMLPGFLNSSYDKILYPLEGLSQADKERLFGSEDSLAFSSLDLAKQAEMMRLTRKGLLRLEYQAVDQKKVKTQSWYEVDATRLEQIEISARAKKKAELRDYLLSHPGSAPLASLLESYSREQVNFFVEQGALTLVQKEVQRSAAYFEGIEVSRPLELNPEQRQARDAVISAIGSQQPPFLLQGITGSGKTEVYLQIIQGALDNGKTAILLVPEISLTPQVTERFIARFGEKVAILHSGLSNGEKYDEWRKVERGDAQVVVGARSAIFAPIKNLGVIIIDEEHEASYKQDSNPRYHAREVAILRAQYNQAALVLGSATPSLESRARAGKGVYHHLHLTQRANPLATIPEVQVIDFRDYIGQNETSNFTPPLLEAIQDRLDKKEQVVLMLNRRGYSSFVMCRDCGTVDTCPNCDISLTLHMDTKTMNCHYCGFSKGIPHACPNCQSRSIRYYGTGTQKAYDELAELFPQARILRMDVDTTRKKGSHQALLDQFGRGEADILLGTQMIAKGLDFPNVTLVGVLNADTALNLPDFRSSERTFQLLTQVAGRAGRAEKAGQVLIQSYNPEHYAIRFAKDQDYEGFYAYEMSIRRQLGYPPYYFTIGITLSHKKEEEVVKRAYEVMGILRSGLSETSKILGPTPKPIARTHNLYHYQILIKYRLEDELGPTLNQVLALTQERENSELRLSIDHEPQQFL is encoded by the coding sequence ATGGCTATCGCAAAGATTATCGTGGATGTTCCCCTGATGCAGACGGACCAGCCCTACAGCTACAAGGTCCCTGAGGAATTTGTAGAGATGCTGGAAGCCGGTATGCGGGTCCATGTCCCCTTCGGCAAGGGCAATCGTTTGATCCAAGGAATTGTGTTGGGCTTGGAGTCCCAGTCGGATGAAGAAGTGGCAAATCAGGACTTGAAAGAGATTGCAGAAGTGCTGGACTTTTCTCCAGTCTTGACTCAGGAGCAACTCTGGCTAGCTGAGGAGCTACGCAAGTCCGTCTTTTCTTACAAAATCTCCATTCTAAAAGCCATGTTACCAGGATTTTTAAACTCCAGTTATGATAAAATTCTCTATCCTCTAGAAGGCCTAAGTCAGGCAGACAAAGAGCGCTTGTTTGGTTCAGAAGATTCGCTAGCCTTTTCTTCTCTAGATTTGGCCAAGCAGGCAGAAATGATGCGCTTGACCAGAAAAGGTCTGCTCCGCTTAGAGTACCAGGCTGTCGATCAGAAGAAGGTCAAGACCCAGTCTTGGTATGAGGTTGATGCTACTCGACTAGAGCAGATTGAGATTTCTGCGCGTGCTAAGAAAAAGGCAGAGCTGAGAGACTATTTGCTATCTCATCCTGGAAGTGCTCCTCTGGCTAGCTTGTTAGAATCCTACTCACGCGAGCAAGTCAACTTTTTTGTGGAGCAAGGAGCTCTAACCCTAGTACAAAAGGAAGTGCAACGTTCAGCTGCTTATTTCGAAGGCATTGAAGTAAGTAGACCTTTGGAGCTGAACCCAGAGCAAAGACAAGCTCGCGATGCTGTTATCAGTGCTATTGGCAGTCAACAGCCTCCTTTCCTCCTTCAAGGGATTACAGGAAGTGGGAAAACAGAGGTTTACTTACAGATTATACAAGGGGCCTTGGATAATGGTAAGACGGCCATTTTGCTGGTACCTGAGATTTCTCTGACGCCACAAGTGACGGAGCGTTTCATTGCTCGTTTCGGCGAGAAAGTAGCTATTCTTCACTCAGGCCTGTCTAATGGTGAAAAGTACGATGAATGGCGCAAGGTCGAGCGTGGAGATGCTCAAGTTGTGGTTGGAGCCAGATCGGCCATCTTTGCACCTATAAAAAATCTAGGTGTTATCATTATCGATGAAGAGCATGAAGCCAGCTACAAGCAAGACAGCAATCCACGTTACCATGCTAGAGAGGTCGCCATTTTACGGGCCCAGTACAATCAAGCGGCTCTGGTCCTTGGTTCGGCGACACCGAGCTTAGAAAGCCGTGCGAGGGCTGGAAAAGGTGTCTATCACCACTTACATCTAACCCAACGGGCCAATCCTTTAGCCACTATTCCTGAGGTTCAAGTGATTGACTTTCGGGACTATATCGGGCAGAATGAGACATCAAACTTTACGCCCCCTTTGCTAGAGGCCATTCAAGATCGCCTAGATAAAAAAGAGCAGGTAGTCCTCATGCTCAATCGTCGGGGTTATTCTAGCTTTGTTATGTGTAGGGATTGTGGGACGGTGGATACTTGTCCCAACTGTGACATTTCTCTCACCCTGCATATGGATACCAAGACTATGAACTGCCATTACTGTGGCTTTTCTAAGGGAATTCCTCATGCCTGTCCCAACTGTCAGAGTCGCAGTATTCGTTACTACGGGACGGGGACTCAGAAAGCCTATGATGAGCTAGCAGAGCTCTTTCCTCAGGCACGCATTCTGCGGATGGATGTGGATACGACCCGTAAGAAAGGCAGTCACCAAGCTCTTCTTGACCAGTTTGGCCGAGGGGAAGCAGATATCTTGTTGGGAACTCAGATGATTGCCAAGGGCTTGGATTTTCCAAATGTGACCTTGGTCGGAGTGCTCAATGCGGATACGGCCTTGAATCTGCCTGATTTCCGTTCTTCTGAGAGAACCTTCCAACTCTTGACCCAGGTGGCTGGTCGTGCAGGTCGAGCGGAAAAGGCTGGGCAGGTCTTGATCCAGTCTTACAATCCAGAACACTATGCCATTCGTTTTGCAAAAGATCAGGATTACGAAGGTTTTTATGCCTATGAAATGAGTATTAGGCGCCAACTCGGCTATCCGCCTTATTATTTCACTATTGGGATTACCCTCTCTCACAAGAAAGAAGAAGAGGTTGTCAAACGTGCCTATGAAGTTATGGGAATTTTGCGATCAGGTTTATCGGAAACTAGTAAAATCCTTGGACCGACACCAAAACCCATTGCCCGTACCCACAACCTTTATCATTACCAGATTTTGATTAAATACCGTTTAGAAGATGAGCTGGGTCCAACCCTCAATCAGGTCTTGGCCTTGACTCAAGAACGTGAAAATAGCGAGCTTCGTCTCAGCATTGACCACGAACCGCAGCAGTTTTTATAA
- the gmk gene encoding guanylate kinase: MADRGLLIVFSGPSGVGKGTVRREIFESSENQFQYSVSMTTRAQRPGEVDGVDYFFRTREEFEELIRQGQMLEYAEYVGNYYGTPLTYVNETLDKGIDVFLEIEVQGALQVKKKVPDAVFIFLTPPDLDELQDRLVGRGTDSAEVIAQRIEKAKEEIALMREYDYAIVNDQVPLAAERVKRVIEAEHFRVDRVIGHYQEMLPKSPTTR, translated from the coding sequence ATGGCAGACCGAGGCTTGCTAATCGTTTTTTCTGGTCCTTCAGGAGTTGGGAAAGGAACGGTTAGAAGAGAGATTTTTGAGAGTTCTGAGAATCAATTTCAATACTCTGTATCGATGACGACGCGTGCGCAACGTCCTGGTGAAGTGGACGGAGTGGACTATTTCTTCCGTACTCGTGAAGAGTTTGAAGAGCTAATCCGTCAAGGTCAGATGTTGGAATATGCAGAATATGTCGGTAACTACTATGGAACTCCTCTGACCTATGTCAACGAAACCCTAGATAAGGGAATCGATGTCTTTCTTGAGATTGAAGTCCAAGGAGCTCTTCAGGTTAAGAAAAAGGTTCCAGATGCTGTTTTTATCTTTTTAACGCCACCAGATTTGGATGAATTGCAAGATCGTTTGGTAGGTCGTGGAACAGATAGCGCTGAAGTGATTGCCCAACGAATCGAAAAAGCCAAGGAAGAAATTGCCCTCATGCGTGAGTATGATTATGCCATTGTCAACGATCAGGTGCCCCTCGCTGCTGAACGTGTCAAGCGTGTGATCGAAGCAGAACACTTCCGTGTGGACCGTGTTATTGGTCACTACCAGGAGATGTTACCAAAATCTCCAACTACTCGATAA
- the rpoZ gene encoding DNA-directed RNA polymerase subunit omega produces MMLKPSIDTLLDKVPSKYSLVILEAKRAHELEAGAPATQEFKSEKSTLRALEEIESGNVTIHPDPEGKREAVRLRIEEEKRRKEEEEKKIKEQIAKEKEDGEKI; encoded by the coding sequence ATGATGTTAAAACCCTCTATTGATACCTTACTTGACAAGGTACCATCAAAATATTCACTCGTAATCTTGGAAGCAAAGCGTGCCCACGAACTAGAAGCAGGCGCGCCAGCAACTCAAGAGTTTAAGTCTGAAAAATCAACTCTTCGTGCTTTGGAAGAAATCGAGTCAGGAAATGTAACCATTCACCCAGATCCAGAAGGAAAACGTGAAGCGGTTCGTCTCCGTATCGAAGAAGAAAAACGCCGCAAAGAAGAAGAAGAAAAGAAAATCAAAGAGCAAATCGCTAAAGAAAAAGAAGATGGTGAAAAAATTTAA